Proteins from one Streptomyces sp. NBC_00289 genomic window:
- a CDS encoding glycosyltransferase family 4 protein, with translation MPQHVPSSLRAAFPRAPQHLPALPPPRRIVFLAHRDLRSPAAGGSELLVDRLADGLTRLGHQVTLLHGGPALPAAGSTRPDGVPERAYRVVSAGGELGHYLRARSAFGRRVGDCDLLVEVCDGMPYLAPLWHHGPTLCLVNHVHTDLWRMRFGGPLTPAARIGRRLEHWALAGTRHRRLLVAVSPSTAQALRAIGVERERIRVVHNGVEEPGPRADRSPEPLFLAVGRLVEYKRIDLLLRLWERVRPVTGGRLLIVGDGPERERLERLAGPGVEFTGHVSEAEKHRLLCAAWLLLHPSAVEGWGLVVTEAAARETPAVAFDVPGLRDSVADGETGVLAHGESSFAAAWCTLALSAHRRELMGKAARERAARYRWDRTVGQFRAVAAEAVRNPAP, from the coding sequence ATGCCCCAGCACGTGCCGTCTTCGCTGCGCGCCGCGTTTCCCCGGGCGCCGCAGCACCTTCCGGCGCTCCCCCCACCGCGCCGTATCGTCTTTCTCGCCCATCGTGACCTGCGCAGTCCGGCCGCCGGCGGCTCCGAGCTGCTGGTCGACCGGCTGGCCGACGGCCTGACCCGGCTCGGTCACCAGGTGACCCTGCTGCACGGCGGCCCCGCCCTTCCGGCGGCCGGTTCCACCCGACCGGACGGTGTCCCCGAACGCGCCTACCGCGTCGTGTCGGCGGGCGGCGAACTGGGCCACTACCTGCGCGCCCGCTCCGCCTTCGGCCGCCGCGTCGGCGACTGCGACCTGCTGGTCGAGGTCTGCGACGGAATGCCGTACCTCGCGCCCCTGTGGCACCACGGCCCGACCCTGTGCCTGGTCAACCACGTCCACACCGACCTGTGGCGGATGCGGTTCGGCGGTCCGCTGACGCCGGCCGCCCGGATCGGCCGAAGACTCGAACACTGGGCGCTGGCCGGTACCCGGCACCGGCGTCTGCTGGTCGCCGTGTCGCCGTCGACGGCCCAGGCGCTGCGCGCGATCGGCGTCGAACGCGAGCGCATCCGCGTCGTGCACAACGGCGTCGAGGAACCGGGCCCCCGGGCGGACCGTTCGCCCGAGCCGCTGTTCCTGGCGGTGGGCAGGCTCGTCGAGTACAAGCGGATCGACCTCCTGCTCAGACTGTGGGAGCGGGTCCGCCCGGTGACCGGTGGCCGGCTGCTGATCGTCGGCGACGGGCCGGAACGCGAGCGGCTCGAACGGCTCGCCGGACCCGGCGTCGAGTTCACCGGCCATGTCTCCGAGGCGGAGAAGCACCGTCTGCTGTGCGCGGCCTGGCTGCTGCTGCATCCCTCGGCGGTGGAGGGCTGGGGCCTGGTGGTCACCGAGGCGGCCGCGCGCGAGACCCCGGCCGTCGCCTTCGACGTGCCCGGACTGCGTGACTCCGTGGCGGACGGCGAGACAGGGGTCCTCGCCCACGGCGAATCGTCCTTCGCTGCGGCCTGGTGCACGCTCGCCCTGTCCGCGCACCGCCGCGAGCTGATGGGCAAGGCGGCCCGCGAGCGCGCGGCGCGCTACCGCTGGGACCGTACGGTCGGACAGTTCCGCGCGGTGGCCGCCGAGGCGGTGCGGAACCCGGCGCCATGA
- a CDS encoding class I SAM-dependent methyltransferase encodes MKDPSFRRSLTLFRAFLHEQDDPESCYTLLARDAVDQVESYDGPVAGRTVVDVGGGSGCFTEEFRRRGAHAHLFEPDPRELGPKPPGGTVIADGYLLPLPDGVADVTFSSNVLEHVADPQTFLSELARVTRPGGLIYVSFTNWLSPWGGHEWAPWHYLGAERARARYRRRTGRAAKHTLGENLFAVHIGPTLRLVRARDDVTVVSARSRYWPFLVETVVKAPGIRELATWNLLLILRRCPP; translated from the coding sequence ATGAAGGACCCCTCCTTCCGCCGGTCGCTCACCCTCTTCCGCGCCTTCCTGCACGAGCAGGACGACCCGGAGTCCTGCTACACGCTGCTGGCCCGGGACGCCGTCGACCAGGTCGAGTCCTACGACGGCCCGGTCGCCGGCCGCACCGTGGTGGACGTCGGCGGCGGCAGCGGCTGCTTCACCGAGGAGTTCCGGCGCCGCGGCGCCCACGCCCACCTCTTCGAGCCGGACCCGCGGGAACTCGGCCCGAAGCCGCCCGGCGGGACGGTGATCGCCGACGGCTATCTGCTGCCCCTCCCCGACGGGGTCGCCGACGTCACCTTCTCCTCCAACGTGCTCGAGCACGTGGCCGACCCGCAGACCTTCCTCAGCGAACTGGCCCGGGTGACCCGGCCCGGCGGGCTGATCTACGTGTCGTTCACCAACTGGCTGTCCCCCTGGGGCGGTCACGAGTGGGCGCCCTGGCACTACCTGGGTGCCGAGCGGGCCCGCGCCCGCTATCGGCGCCGTACCGGAAGGGCCGCCAAGCACACCCTCGGCGAGAACCTGTTCGCCGTGCACATCGGGCCCACCCTGCGGCTGGTGCGCGCCCGCGACGACGTCACGGTCGTCTCGGCGCGCTCCCGCTACTGGCCGTTCCTCGTGGAGACCGTCGTCAAGGCGCCCGGCATCCGCGAGCTGGCCACCTGGAACCTCCTCCTCATCCTCCGGCGGTGTCCACCATGA
- a CDS encoding alpha-(1->3)-arabinofuranosyltransferase family protein, whose protein sequence is MTTSTVQAPPPSAVPATAVMVGPPEGPRSRRWLLGFWAVVFVLFLAAHPGRQTFDTKLGVTVDPGRFLADLGQLWHDQGSFGGIQDQYAGYLWPMLPFYWLCEVALHLPVWLAERLWLSLVVSVAFWGALRLAERLRIGSGASRLLAAVAYALWPVFTVVVGSTSAAALPGAFLPWVLLPLTDDRYSARVAALRSALVVPFMGGVNAGSTLAALLPVGLHLLSRPPGPRPRKLIAWWVPAVLVATAWWWIPLLLLGVYGENFLPYVESARTTTETMSATEALRGAGNWVAYLHFGEAWLPAGWTVASSVIVTVCSALAAGLGLAGLARRDLPERRWLVLTVLTTALLLLAGYGGAFGAPFHGVVRDWLDGWLVPFRNIYKFQVGTALALVLGLAHLVGVAAEPRGARAVRGRRFAPLVAAVVILPGLLWPYLNGSILNPGSFQKLPTYWQATAGWLEKFSPDSRALLVPATAHGLYTWGSPVDQPLDVLAESRWAQRDYVPFGTPGNRRAMDAVEQALASGGQVPGLADYLSRAGIHYVVVRNDLDPDQIGYVPTTTVKRALEQSGYVRTKGLGPVMTGGRIAHDTPLQVEGLYPRQRAVEIYRPPADTPRPGQAGLAPVADTAVVSGGPEALLPPASELRGRPTVLTGDNHPGVGSPPLQVAGDGLRRADTRFGLVGANTSYPYTRDERNAPDAAQDAGAKPHQILPTEGIGHQTVAELRGARSVTASSYGNWLFHLPQFDPVNAFDGDPDTAWAEGAPGSANGQWLRIAFAGGGYDMPSSVKVTPLPQQSVRSAPTRVRVETEKGTATSFLRPDGMTQAIKSPPGETRWMKLTIVDSVARRSGLTGAGFAEIGLPDVQVTRLLRLPTDTDDAAGAEATLVSLHRTPDPTGLSPTGTETGLHRRFSTATAGTYEVRASAVPVPGEALDKLLYQAAPDQRSRVTATADSTAGLGAGLSARNLTDGDLTTAWIAGDRPTIHLRWDVRQPIGEVVLAPAGGLSTRPTEVHISSPDGATIAGADENGVVRFDPIITDRLDITITRTAALTLHNPVADEDLQLPVGLTEAYLPALQDQYRTPQPKGTRRFSLPCGQGPVLAVDGKLYRTGARGTVRDLTERRRVEVTVCQGRRADSALSLGSGTHRLEAGDTGPLALTDVTLTRGTLTEPAPGARELRVRDWLGDRRELSVGSGPATYLTTYENYNDGWRATLNGRELTPLRLDGWQQGWRIPAGAGGTVKLSYDPSTTYKAGLIGGGAGLVVLVGLVVWRRRAPNPDKPQPLPPPPGLWLGTVALTLVGAVIAGWLALLVPALALLAYRRHTLLVPIALAALAGAGIAAATGAGEPVAASGGAFGHTAQLLALIGLFAAVVSVREPSPEPGPGSAPEPERKPDPHPYPHPDSRPYPNPNPYPRPEERGEGV, encoded by the coding sequence ATGACGACGTCCACGGTCCAGGCCCCTCCTCCGTCAGCCGTCCCCGCCACCGCGGTCATGGTTGGCCCGCCGGAGGGCCCGCGGTCCCGGCGCTGGCTGCTGGGTTTCTGGGCCGTGGTGTTCGTGCTGTTCCTGGCGGCGCACCCGGGCCGGCAGACCTTCGACACCAAGCTCGGCGTCACCGTCGACCCGGGGCGGTTCCTTGCCGACCTCGGCCAGTTGTGGCACGACCAGGGCTCCTTCGGCGGCATCCAGGACCAGTACGCCGGCTATCTGTGGCCGATGCTGCCGTTCTACTGGCTGTGCGAGGTGGCCCTGCATCTGCCGGTGTGGCTGGCGGAGCGGCTGTGGCTGTCACTGGTCGTCTCGGTCGCCTTCTGGGGGGCGCTCAGGCTGGCCGAGCGGCTGCGGATCGGCAGCGGCGCCTCCCGGCTGCTCGCCGCCGTGGCGTACGCGCTGTGGCCGGTGTTCACCGTCGTCGTCGGCTCGACCTCGGCGGCGGCGCTGCCCGGCGCCTTCCTGCCGTGGGTGCTGCTGCCGCTGACCGACGACCGGTACAGCGCCCGCGTCGCGGCCCTGCGTTCGGCGCTCGTCGTCCCGTTCATGGGCGGCGTCAACGCGGGCTCGACGCTCGCCGCCCTGCTCCCGGTCGGCCTCCATCTCCTCTCCCGCCCGCCCGGCCCCCGGCCGCGCAAGCTGATCGCCTGGTGGGTGCCGGCCGTGCTGGTGGCGACGGCCTGGTGGTGGATACCGCTGCTGCTGCTCGGTGTGTACGGGGAGAACTTCCTGCCGTACGTGGAGAGCGCGCGGACCACGACGGAGACGATGTCGGCGACGGAGGCACTGCGGGGCGCCGGGAACTGGGTCGCCTATCTGCACTTCGGCGAGGCGTGGCTGCCGGCCGGCTGGACGGTCGCGTCCTCGGTGATCGTGACCGTCTGCTCGGCGCTCGCGGCGGGACTGGGCCTCGCGGGCCTGGCCAGACGGGACCTGCCGGAGCGCCGCTGGCTGGTGCTGACCGTCCTCACGACGGCGCTGCTCCTGCTCGCCGGGTACGGCGGCGCCTTCGGTGCCCCCTTCCACGGGGTGGTGCGGGACTGGCTGGACGGCTGGCTGGTGCCCTTCCGCAACATCTACAAGTTCCAGGTGGGCACGGCCCTCGCACTGGTTCTGGGCCTCGCCCACCTGGTGGGCGTGGCGGCCGAGCCGCGCGGGGCACGCGCGGTGCGCGGCCGGCGGTTCGCTCCGCTGGTCGCGGCGGTCGTGATCCTGCCCGGTCTTTTGTGGCCCTACCTCAACGGCTCCATCCTGAACCCGGGCTCCTTCCAGAAGCTCCCCACGTACTGGCAGGCCACCGCGGGCTGGCTGGAGAAGTTCTCCCCCGACTCCCGCGCCCTGCTCGTCCCGGCCACCGCCCACGGCCTCTACACCTGGGGCTCGCCCGTGGACCAGCCCCTCGACGTCCTCGCCGAGTCCCGCTGGGCGCAGCGCGACTACGTGCCGTTCGGCACTCCGGGCAACCGGCGGGCCATGGACGCGGTCGAGCAGGCCCTGGCGAGCGGCGGCCAGGTTCCGGGGCTGGCGGACTATCTGAGCCGGGCCGGCATCCACTACGTCGTCGTCCGCAACGACCTCGACCCCGACCAGATCGGCTACGTCCCGACCACCACCGTGAAGCGGGCCCTGGAACAGTCCGGCTACGTCCGGACGAAGGGCCTCGGCCCGGTCATGACCGGCGGCCGGATCGCCCACGACACCCCGCTCCAGGTCGAGGGCCTGTACCCGCGGCAGCGTGCCGTGGAGATCTACCGGCCGCCCGCCGACACGCCACGGCCGGGGCAGGCCGGGCTGGCGCCGGTCGCCGACACCGCCGTGGTCTCCGGTGGCCCGGAGGCGCTGCTGCCGCCGGCCTCCGAACTCCGCGGCCGTCCCACGGTGCTGACCGGCGACAACCATCCCGGGGTCGGCTCCCCGCCGCTCCAGGTGGCCGGCGACGGCCTGCGCCGAGCGGACACGCGGTTCGGCCTGGTCGGCGCGAACACCTCGTACCCGTACACCCGCGACGAGCGCAACGCGCCGGACGCCGCCCAGGACGCGGGCGCGAAGCCGCACCAGATCCTGCCCACCGAGGGAATCGGCCACCAGACGGTCGCCGAGTTGCGCGGCGCCCGCTCCGTCACGGCGTCCTCCTACGGCAACTGGCTGTTCCACCTGCCGCAGTTCGACCCGGTGAACGCCTTCGACGGCGACCCGGACACCGCGTGGGCGGAGGGCGCGCCGGGTTCGGCGAACGGCCAGTGGCTGCGGATCGCCTTCGCCGGCGGCGGGTACGACATGCCGTCGTCGGTCAAGGTCACCCCGCTGCCGCAGCAGAGCGTGCGGTCGGCGCCGACCCGGGTGCGGGTGGAGACGGAGAAGGGGACGGCGACGAGTTTCCTCCGCCCCGACGGCATGACCCAGGCCATCAAGTCGCCGCCTGGTGAGACACGTTGGATGAAGCTGACGATCGTCGACTCGGTGGCCCGCCGCTCCGGCCTGACCGGTGCGGGCTTCGCCGAGATCGGCCTGCCTGACGTGCAGGTGACCCGCCTGCTGCGACTGCCCACGGACACGGACGACGCGGCCGGCGCCGAAGCCACCCTCGTCTCCCTGCACCGCACGCCCGACCCCACCGGGCTCTCCCCGACCGGCACCGAGACGGGCCTGCACCGCCGCTTCTCGACGGCCACGGCGGGGACGTACGAGGTGCGGGCCAGCGCGGTACCGGTGCCGGGCGAGGCCCTCGACAAGCTGCTCTACCAAGCCGCGCCCGACCAGCGGAGCCGGGTGACCGCGACCGCTGACTCGACGGCGGGTCTCGGCGCCGGCCTGTCGGCACGCAACCTCACCGACGGCGATCTGACCACGGCCTGGATCGCCGGCGACCGCCCGACGATCCACCTGCGGTGGGACGTCAGGCAGCCGATCGGCGAAGTGGTGCTGGCCCCGGCGGGCGGCCTGTCGACCCGCCCCACCGAGGTGCACATCAGCTCCCCCGACGGCGCCACGATCGCCGGCGCCGACGAGAACGGCGTGGTCCGCTTCGACCCGATCATCACGGACCGGCTGGACATCACGATCACCAGGACCGCCGCGCTGACGCTGCACAACCCGGTGGCGGACGAGGACCTGCAACTCCCGGTGGGCCTCACGGAGGCGTACCTCCCCGCCCTCCAGGACCAGTACCGCACGCCGCAGCCGAAGGGCACCCGGAGGTTCTCGCTGCCCTGCGGGCAGGGCCCGGTGCTGGCGGTGGACGGCAAGCTGTACCGGACCGGTGCGCGGGGGACCGTCCGGGACCTCACGGAACGCCGCCGGGTCGAGGTGACGGTCTGCCAGGGCAGGCGCGCCGACAGCGCGTTGTCGCTGGGCTCGGGCACACACCGGCTGGAGGCCGGCGACACCGGCCCGCTGGCCCTCACCGACGTCACGCTGACCCGCGGCACGCTCACCGAACCCGCCCCGGGCGCCCGTGAGCTGCGCGTCCGGGACTGGCTCGGCGACCGCCGCGAGCTGAGCGTCGGCTCGGGCCCGGCCACCTACCTGACGACGTACGAGAACTACAACGACGGCTGGCGGGCGACACTGAACGGCCGGGAACTCACGCCGCTGCGGCTGGACGGCTGGCAGCAGGGCTGGCGGATACCGGCCGGAGCCGGCGGCACGGTCAAGCTCTCCTACGACCCCTCGACGACGTACAAGGCCGGGCTGATCGGCGGCGGAGCGGGCCTGGTCGTCCTGGTGGGCCTGGTCGTGTGGCGGCGGCGCGCCCCGAACCCCGACAAGCCGCAGCCGCTCCCGCCGCCGCCCGGCCTGTGGCTCGGCACGGTGGCGCTCACGCTGGTGGGCGCGGTGATCGCCGGATGGCTCGCCCTGCTGGTACCGGCCCTGGCCCTGCTCGCGTACCGGCGGCACACCCTGCTCGTCCCGATCGCGCTCGCCGCCCTCGCCGGCGCGGGGATCGCGGCGGCGACCGGGGCCGGGGAGCCGGTGGCCGCGAGCGGCGGGGCGTTCGGGCACACCGCTCAACTCCTCGCGCTGATCGGCCTGTTCGCGGCGGTGGTGAGCGTGCGGGAGCCGTCGCCCGAGCCTGGGCCCGGGTCGGCACCGGAGCCGGAGAGGAAGCCGGATCCGCACCCGTACCCGCACCCGGATTCGCGCCCCTACCCGAACCCGAACCCGTATCCGCGCCCGGAGGAGAGGGGTGAGGGCGTATGA